The nucleotide sequence GGAGAGCCAGTAGAGGCCGGCGGCGAAATCGAGGTCGAAGAGGCCGGCGCGACCGCGGTCGCCGAGTTGGGTGAGGCGTTCCTCGGCGCGCAGGCCGGATTCCTCGAAATCCTTGCGGTCGCTCGCGTCGAGGTGGGCGCCGATCACGCGCTGGAGCGAGCCGTTGGGGCCGTGCTGCTGGAGCCCCACGCACTGGAGCCACACATAGTGGCCGTGCGCGTGTTTCATCCGGAACTCATGGGAAAAGGGCCGGAGGCCGGTGGAGCCGGCCCGTCCCTGCCGGTCGGGCGCGGCGGACGAGTCGTCGGGGTGGATGAGGTTGAGCCAGGTCTCGTAGGTGTTGGGCAGGTCGGTGTCGGCGTAGCCGAGCAGGCGCTTCCACATGGGCGAGTAGTAGATCTCCTGCCGTTGGAAGTTGAGGTCGAAGAAACCGAGCGGGCCGCGATCGTTGAGCTGGGTGAGAAAATGGTCGGCCGGGTCGGCGGGCGGGAGCGGCAGGCTGATGAAGGCGAGGTAGCGGGCCGGGGTCTCGCCGGATTTCTCGATCCGGACGGTCACGTCGTAGGCGGCGGCTTCCTTGGGTTGCAGCTTGAGGGTGATCGGGCGGTCCGCGGTGGCGGCGAGCAGGACCTCCCACTGGGCTTGGACCCAGCGGGATTCACGGGAAGTGACGTCGAAGTCGAAGAGCTGGGGAAAGTAGTCGCCGGCCAGTTCCTCCGGCTTGGCCTGCCAGATGGCGCAGGCCGAGGCGCTGGCCAGTTCGATCCGTCCGTCCGCCGCCAGCACAAGCACCGCGCCCGGCCCATGGCCGGTGCGGGCGACGGAGGGAGTGGACGGGTGGTGCACAGGGGTGAGGGTGTGCGGACGCCGGGCCACTCGCGAGCCCAGAGCGCGCCTGGACCGGAGTGGCGGCGGGATTTTTAACGCGTTTTGACGAGGTCGCCGGCGGAAAAGGCCAGGGCGCCGGTCTGCTGCCAGGCGCGGACCCGTTGCTCGAGAAAATCGATCCAGACCGGCTGGTCGTTGAGGCAGGGGATGTGGGTGAACTCCTGCCCGCCGGCCTCCTTGTATTGTTCGGCGCCCTCGACGCGGATTTCCTCGAGGGTTTCCAGGCAGTCGGTGACGAACGCAGGGGTGATGACGAGGAGGCGTTTCTTGCCCGCCTTGGGCAATTCCTCGAACAGGTGGTCGGTGTAAGGCGCGATCCAGGGCTCGCCGGCGATGCGGGACTGGAAGGAGATCGACCACTTGGCGGGGTCCAGGCCCGCGGCGCGCACGAATTCGTGGGTCGTGCGGGTGACCTGCGCCTTGTAGCAGGTGGCGTGGGCGGGGGAACAGGTGGTGCAGCAGTCGGGGACGACCTGGCAATGGGCGTGGGAACTGTCTCCCTTGGTGAGGTGGCGCACCGGGATGCCATGGTAGCTGAACAGCAGGTGGTCGTGGGGCTGGGCCAGGTAGGGGCGCGCGCTGGTGACCAGCGCCGAGATGTAGTCGGCGTCGGCGAAGTAGGGTTGCACGCACTCGATCTTCAGGTCGGGGGCGATTTTGGCGGCCTCGCGCTGCACCTTCACGACGACGGTTTCCCAGCTCGACATGGCGTAATGCGGATACTGGGGAAAGAGCAGGAGGCGGTCGACGCCCTGCCGGACCAGCCGGTGGAGGGCGTCGGGAATGGACGGGTTGCCGTAATTCATCGCCAGCTCGACGGGCAAGGGCGTGCGGGCCTGGAGTTTGGTCTGCGTGTGCCGGCTGGTGACGACCAGGGGGGAACCCTCGGGCGTCCAGACGCTTTCGTAGGCGTGGGCGGATTTCTTCGCGCGGAAGGGAATGATGATGCCGTTGACCAGCAGGCGGCGGAGGAAGCCGGCGGCAGGCTTGTCGATCACCCGTTCGTCTCCGAGGAATTCACGAAGGTAGCGTTTGACGTCGGGGACCGACGTGGATTCGGGGGAACCGAGGTTGAGCAGGAGGACGGCGGATTGGGACATGTTGGTGACGGGAACAGACGTGGCGGAATGGCACGCAAAGTCAACGGGCCGGGTCCGAAAAGCGGCGGTGGCGGGTGGCGGCGGCCGGCCCGGCCGGTCATTCTGGACTCGGCAGCCGCAGGTTTATCGTTAAAGAACGGGATCGGGATGGACGATTAACGGGCTGGCCGCCCGGGAATCTCCGTCCCGCGACCCGACCGAACCCCATGACCCCGTTTGCCGCCATCCGTGGAGGGGAAACTGACCAGGCTGCGACCTGGGTCACGGCGTATGTCTGGCCGGCGGGGCAACCCGCGGTGGGCGTGCTGGCGTCGGGGGCCCTTTGGACGGGGCTGGGGGTGGTGCTCCTGGGCCTGATGCTGTACGCGTGGCTCCGGCGGCGCAATCGGCCGCGGGGTGCACGGAGTGCGCCACGGCCATCGGAGCTGATCGAGCATCTGAATGGGGTGCTGTGGGAGGCGGATGTCCGGCTCGAGACCGGCGACTGGACCTGGCAGTTGCAGCTGCACCCGTCGGTTTTTTGCCGACAGCTTTTTCAAGGCCGCGTGCCGCGGCCCGGTCAGGACCTCTGGGAGGATTTTCAGATTGGGACGCGGGCGGAGATGAACCGGCTGGCCCGCGAGGCCATGGTCTCCGGCCAGTCGGGTTATGAGCAGGAGTTCCGAGCGGTGCGGGACGGGCGGACCTACTGTCTGCATGAAAACGTCTCGATCGCCCGGCTGGGCCTCGATCATTTCCGCTTGGTCGGATTGGTGACTGACCTCACGGCGTTGCGGGAGGCCGAGGCCGCCCGCACCCGAAGCGAGCAGACCGTGGTGCAGCTCCTGTCCCAGGCCCAGTGCATGCTCTGGCGGGCCACCGTGATCGAGGAGGCCGGGGGGCTGGCCTGGTCGCACTTTGACACCCCGGAATCGCTGCTTTCCGCGCAGTTGTTCGGCCCCAACCGGATCTATGATCGCGCACGGGGGTACTGGGACGGGCTGGTGATGCCGGATCAACGCGAGATGGACCAGCGCGGCAGCCAGGCCATCCGCGTGGACGCGACGGGTTATGAACAGCAGTTCCGTGCGATCACCCGCGCCGGACGGACCTTTTGGCTGCATGAACAGGTCTCGATCACGCGGCTGGGCGCCCGGAGCTGGACGCTGGTGGGGGTG is from Lacunisphaera limnophila and encodes:
- the hemH gene encoding ferrochelatase, producing MSQSAVLLLNLGSPESTSVPDVKRYLREFLGDERVIDKPAAGFLRRLLVNGIIIPFRAKKSAHAYESVWTPEGSPLVVTSRHTQTKLQARTPLPVELAMNYGNPSIPDALHRLVRQGVDRLLLFPQYPHYAMSSWETVVVKVQREAAKIAPDLKIECVQPYFADADYISALVTSARPYLAQPHDHLLFSYHGIPVRHLTKGDSSHAHCQVVPDCCTTCSPAHATCYKAQVTRTTHEFVRAAGLDPAKWSISFQSRIAGEPWIAPYTDHLFEELPKAGKKRLLVITPAFVTDCLETLEEIRVEGAEQYKEAGGQEFTHIPCLNDQPVWIDFLEQRVRAWQQTGALAFSAGDLVKTR